acacgcttaactttacgctgtttattatatgcaaaagcgaactagtgaatgaGCAGACTACAGATTGAAAGGCCATTATTGGGGTTCAACGTAGTGGAGGAATTGATACAAGGACAACCTGATCGACTAATGCCGACACTTGTCTCCTTACTCACTGGAGCCATTGATGTACCCAATACAAAAGCACGGTCCTGATCAACATGGTACAAACTATTGATTGTGGCTGTGAGGATAATCGCCTGAAAGTGGGCCAACATGGTGTGGTCAGATGGTCTGGGTGAAGTGCCGAATTCGACCAAACATGACACAATTAGACTCAGTGGTATTGTTTGAACCTTAGGAAGGCAATGTAGCTTTGACACGTCTAGACATTGGTGAGGGCCTCAATTGCACGGTTAATATCTATGACTGAAATgcattttacatttcattttaccTAACAACCTACAGGGTAACGACAGTATGCTGCCTTAAAATGatcattatataaattatataaaattctgAAAACATGGATTACAGAACATTAGAGTGAAACATGTTACAGTCTTGTAATCCCTATTTGTTCATATTTAGTGATGTTTCATGAGTGTTTCATGATTAAATTAGTATTTTATGCTGACTTACATTAATAAGGAAGTTCATTTGTGCTCCACACCAGAAGACTTGTTTTGATCAATATGTTCAGCTACTAGACAAGTTCTCAAAGTGTCCTTGGTTTCCCATTACGTACATGTAAATTCCCACATCagcaaataataaaaacagtttgatGATCAgtttttcaaaatgaaaaaataaaataaaaaataatctaacGTCAAGTGGAAACACTGCATGTAAAACATTCTGCTCTCACTTCTGTTTTGTCAGCAAGGTTGCCAAATCTGTCAGGAAAAAGCACTTCAAAATCGGCATAGTTGTGcatgttttcataatttcaaAAGTTAATGTGCAGCTCCATGCAATCACAAAATGAGAAACAAACTTAAAGAGAGACAACATGCGGAGATGGAGGAATAATCAGAATCACCTCAACTTTGATAAAATGTGTGAAAACATGCAAGCCCATCCTTCTTAGTACATAAGTGAGGTTGAgcagctggctgtctggtgcagtcacaacaacctgAACACAATCTAAACAGTGGAGATAATAGTGGACTTCAGGAACCAAATAATAAGTATGTCTGCACCGTGTCTGAATTTTCTGCACTGGAAGATCCTGACACCAAAACAAACTTTTTGTGTGTATAAACACatttggcaataaagctctttccaATTCTGTTACGAAAAGACAGACAGCAATGATCATCCCTATTTATTATTGAAATGACTACATATTTCATGATACACAACATGAAAATATTTATAGATAATGAAGGAACTGTAAATCTGAACACAGTTTTCAGTTTTACAGTACAAGCTGTGTAATTAATACTTaacacaatttaaaatgtattaaaataacattCACCAAACAAAAAGGTGAATAAAAAACCAAGATGCTGCCAAAATTTTGTTCACCCGCCCAATGTATTTTTCTCTGGCCCAGCCTGATCAAAAGCCCAGTTGGATGGAAACttgcccaatctggcaacactgttcctggttttgtgtttgagtGTCATGTGAAAACCAGGTTTGTCTGCCAGTCTGTAAAGTCGCAGATAATAAAACGTCCACTAGATGTCAGTGTCAGACAGACACTCTGAGAAGTTACAGACAAgcagtaaataaactgcactaaATAATACTTCTTCTTTAATGGCACTGGATCAGTATAACAAAACAGGATCAGGTGATGGAAACCTGTCAATCAATATGCTGTCTTGTTGGAGACACAATCGCTTTGCTTGAAAACAGAATGAATATGTTGGTCCACTAGCTAGTCCAGCACTATAGCAGCATGAACCAGTCTGGACTAGCACTATACCAGCTTAAACCAACCTAGACCAGCACTAGCCAGCATAAACTATCATAGATCATCTTGGAATATAGATTGGCTCTAGATAAAAATAACAAAGGATTTAACGGCGAAAGATCATTACAATTAACGACAATGAGCGCTTGTGGTGTGTTTCGATGTGCTGCTCAGTTTATCTAGAAATGATAAAATGGTGCCTCCATTGTCTCGGAGTCTGGTTGAAACCAAGCAGCGGTCTGCCACTTGAATGTCTTGATAAAATTAATATTACTGTTTACATAATCTGCCCTACTTACTGTTAAGAGTAACACTGAAATCAACTGCAAATTAAAGACAATTAAATCTATTAAGATGTCAGcagataatgaataaacaaattcaAAAAACAGCATTACTAGCTTCActtataaaactattaatttctctttGAATGGCTACAACATTTTTGAAATATGAAAACATCATGGCAGTCCTGATACAGATTGGAGGAGCAGAGGTAATTCAGTCCTTCAGTCATCTAGTTCTGGTGCAGGATCACAATGCTCCCGTCACTGAGAATGAGTTGCTCTGGTGtggtgatattttactgaaccttCCTGATGAAAAAATACCCATGTTGCTCACCATTGAAGAGTCCATTATGAAATCAAATGTTTCTACAGCAAGAGAGATGGCATGGGCTTAAGACAAACATGACAGACAAACTGACAGGAAGAAAGAGCTCAGgtgagaaaacaaaacactctCTAGTTATGTGTAAGTGTTTgccttttattacatttaatcatGTATTCCCGTGTTCACACTTAATGGGACCCCAGTTATATCTCCACACCTCcatattttatttcctatttgattGCAACTTAGAATCATTGCTTATAcaccattttcatttttatcaCTATTCCTCTGCTATTACTATTACATATTACCATCAATGCttcattttcaaaaactttttacactttatctcATTTGCTTATTTCAACTAATTTATTAATGCAATTACTGCATTAATACATTTATCAATTTATTGAATCCTTTTCTATTTGTGACCTGATCaaccaaaacacattttaaacccAGGTGTACACAAAGCCCAAATTCACTGCTCAGATATCTTGAATTATATCAGAGGTGCTTCTGTGAACctcaaaataatcttgtttctgCACATCTTTCCACAGTGATGGTACAGCAAAGGcttctctctggtgttattacATAACTCATGTCACACTGGATGACATAAAACTAGTTtctcatgtgtgaaacctcatgtggtattTAAATGCTGCTTTATTTCTAAAACTCTTTCCGCAGTGtccacatataaatgacttttctccagtgtgaactcccATGTGCTGGTCAAGGtgtcctttttggttgaaacttcttccacattgctggcaggtgaaaggcttttctccagtgtgaactcttatgtggtTTTCACAGGTTTGTTTAtgattaaacctctttccgcactgagggcatgtgtagggctgCTCTCCagaatgaattctcatgtggtctttaaattgttgttttcgacaataactctttccacactcagagcaggtgtagggtttctctctatgagttctcttgtggacttcaaggttttcatgttgatcaaaactcattccacactgatcacatgtgtaagACTGATCTCTATTGTGAATTTCCATGTGTTTGTTAAAGCTTTCCTTTTGGttgaaacttactccacactgttggcaggtgaaaaggctCTCTCCATTGTGAACGGTCATGTGGCAATGAAGGTTTTCTTTCCGgttaaaacttcttccacactgttggcaggtgtaaggcttctctacAGTGTGAAggttcatgtgtctgttaaggtttcctttttggttaaaacttcttccacattgctggcaggtaaaaggcttctctccagtgtgaactcttctGTGGTCTTCAAAGTGTCCTTTATGTTTAAacttctttccgcactgagggcatgtgtagggttgcttagtgtgaattctcatatggtcttcaaagtgttgtttttgaTGGAAACTCTGTCCACACTCAAGGCATGTGTAGGGATTCTCTCCAAAGTGACTCCTAACATGTGTTTTAAGACTTCTTCTATGAACGAaatgctttccacactgttgacagatgaaataACTTTTTCCGGTCTTTTGAGTCCTTTTTCTTAATGGAGTCTTTTCaatctgtgaacaactaaaagatttttcttcatttatgaaatcatgatctttctcttctatttcattcagtacttcactctcctctttcagtgccattagttctaaggtgaaaaaagacaaataaaagttaaccGCAGTTTAATGACAAAAAACAACAGACATCAAACATGTAAAGTGTCAAAACTAACATACAACTACATCCTATATCCACTAAGCACCTGTAAGAGGTGTTGAGTCCCACTGCACTGTTACCCTTttacagtgttgggtgtaacgcgttacaaagtaacaaagttaataataatattacttttttcagtaactagtagtgtaaggcattactcgtctgaaaattgtaatattattacagttttcccgagctagttacttgcgttacatttgccagtagcaccttcatcacactcaaggcacacgacaacacagagaacagaagggaaggggaggggggcgtgaatggaacagtgattggtctgggtttggcacgaggtatcattaaattaccatcaccgattggtcgacacccggcagccagcagcagagcggcacttgcaaatgggactcactaaattccatgggtttcattaccacgacgtaaaatgggcgtccctgggggcgttgggaaaacgcccctttctaaaaaaaaattattaagagaggtcaccgatcatgcgtaGTAAGTCggtttttttgcgcgggcatttcaaaacctaggatcagcactgatagataatgaaggacaacacagtcatacaggttatttttacgttttaaaatcttaaatttaaacgattttcgaaaacaaaaaaacagccgttatagaaatgtaaaacgtgtagcgtctatttagcgcaaaataaatcatggtttacaacggtatcgtggacaggtaacgttatttcaagacactgtaatgttatatgaatataaatatgaagggcacgaaacccctgtgattgtggccaggtatttcaaaatactgtatgaatataattatgaagtgcacgaaaaccctgcgatcttggacaggtatttcaagatattgtatatgaatataattatgaagtgcacgaaacccctgcgattgtggacaggtatttcaagacactgtatgaatataattatgaagtgcaagAAACCCGTGGCCatgtatttcaagatattgtatatgaatataattatgaagtgcacgaaacccctgcgatcgtggccaggtatttcaagatattgtatatgattatgaagtgcacgaaaaccctgcgttcgtggacaggtatttcaagacactgtatgcatataattatgaagtgcacgaaacccctgcgatcttggacaggtatttcaagatactgtatatgaatataaatatgaagtgcacgaaacccctgcgatcgtggacaggtatttcaagatactgtatatgaatataattatgaagtgcacgaaacccctgcgatcttggacaggtatttcaagacactgtatatgaatataaacgatcgtggacaggtatttcaagacacagtatgaatataattatgaagtgcacgaatcccatgcgatcgtggacaggtatttcaagacactgtatgaatataattatgaagtgcacgaaacccctgcgatcgtggacaggtatttcaagacactgtatgaatataattatgaagtgcacgaaacccctgcgatcgtggacaggtatttcaagatattgtatatgcatataattatgaagtgcacgaaacccctgcgatcgtggacaggtatttcaagacactgtatgaatataattatgaagtgcacgaaacccctgcgatcgtggacaggtatttcaagatattgtatatgcatataattatgaagtgcacgaaacccctgcgatcgtggacaggtatttcaagacactgtatgcatataattatgaagtgcacgaaacccctgcgttcgtggacaggtatttcaagatattgtatatgaatataattatgaagtgcacgaaacccctgcgttcgtggacaggtatttcaagacactgtatgcatataattatgaagtgcacgaaacccctgcgttcgtggacaggtatttcaagatattgtatatgaatataattatgaagtgcacgaaacccctgcgatcgtggacaggtatttcaagacactgtatgcatataattatgaagtgcacgaaacccctgcgatcgtggacaggtatttcaagatattgtatatgaatataattatgaagtgcacgaaacccctgcgatcgtggacaggtatttcaagatgttgtatatgaatataattatgaagtgcacgaaacccctgcgttcgtggacaggtatttcaagacactgtatgcatataattatgaagtgcacgaaacccctgcgttcgtggacaggtatttcaagacactgtatgcatataattatgaagtgcacgaaacccctgcgatcgtggacaggtatttcaagacactgtatgcatataattatgaagtgcacgaaacccgtggccaggtatttcaagatattgtatatgaatataattatgaagtgcacgaaacccctgcgatcgtggacaggtatttcaagatattgtatataattatgaagtgcacgaaacccctgcgatcgtggacaggtatttcaagatgcatataattatgaagtgcacgaaacccctgcgttcgtggacaggtatttcaagacactgtatgcatataattatgaagtgcacgaaacccctgcgatcgtggacaggtatttcaagatgcatataattatgaagtgcacgaaacccctgcgttcgtggacaggtatttcaagacactgtatgcatataattatgaagtgcacgaaacccctgcatttgtggacaggtatttcaagatattgtatatgaatataattatgaagtgcacgaaacccctgcgatcttggacaggtatttcaagacactgtatatgaatataattatgaagtgcacgaaacccctgcgatcttggacaggtatttcaagacactgtatatgaatataattatgaagtgcacgaaacccctgcgatcttggacaggtatttcaagacactgtatatgaatataattatgaagtgcacgaaacccctgcgatcttggacaggtatttcaagacactgtatatgaatataaacgatcgtggacaggtatttcaagatactgtatatgaatataattatgaagtgcacgaaacccctgcgattgtggacaggtatttcatgatactgtatatcatgaatatgaagtgcacgaaagccctgcaatagtggaggtatttgaagcaaattgcttttccctaactgcgcatgatcggtgacctatgcaaattctcaaataggccacgcctgcctggtgacgcaatatcgattacgctgtactgaaacccctggaaaaaagtgcatcccacttgcaaatagagacctgcaaacccgcgggacccaacgcaacagagtgcggcgcgggacaaaacttgatggacaagtgcgtgtgctggtgcgggcgggtagagactcgtgtgtgtgtgtgcgggatgcgggaaaataaaattattcgcgggactcccgcaatatagaaatatctaaacataatatatatatatatatatatatatataaatgttattcatctattgcacaaaagcagcaagaacaacatatatgattagaaagagcaagaataggcagtttcgatttaaaacttgtttgcagcatgagcaatgtagccatctgctgagttttggaacgcatcgccaatcaatggtgtttaagatagaattcactcactgctcaaaagttttgaacagtgctgaatattgcgtgcttacgaatcacaacacacacgtagacctttatgaaagattaattgtgcataatatccattgtgttataagagctttatgagatcgcgtatgcactggatgcacgcagtaggtcatgcttttttgtttagaataacagttttttgtgtaagaaaaaaaaatgtaactagtaatataactagtaatataactagttactttctccagggagtaataaagtaaagtaaggcattactatttttgagagtaatatgtaatatgtaatatattacttttttgagtaactaaccccaacactgccCTTTTAGCCAAAGCAACAGAGGGAGCacacaatcaagaaatcacagTTATATGAGTTATATAAAATGTATGACAAATGCGAATGCAGAAACAAAAGCATATGGaggacacacacgcacacacacacacacaaaaaaagaaaaaactgaaaataaagaaatactTGATTTTAATCATATATTATTCAAGTTCTTCATCAAGAAGTCTCTGGTATTTTCAAAAACCAGAGCACTAAAAGAACTTAAAGaactaaaagaagaaaaaaatgaaactgaaattctttcaaaaaagaaagctgcaggagggcaacagtgtggaaaaacacCTGCCAATGGCAAATGAATCGAGAAAATGAGTTTATAGAataattcagctttgagaatgaaatccaacctgtttgttcctcagtttcttcatgtttgactctgaatgtttcttcaatcttcacgtcttcactctcctctttaataaacaccatctttataagtGTCGCGTGGATCTTAGTTGCTCCACcagaatttttgtgtgtttgtgtttgaaaactgtgtcctgtttaagatgagaataattaacagaaatataaaaaagaaaaaattaaatcttagtgaaattttttttaagtctcaATCAGCCCTAGTTCACTAGTCAGTGCACAGCTAAGGGATTCAGAGTCATAGTTTTTGGTCTTAAATGATCTGATTAGACAAACACTCAAAACTACTATTCAGTTTTGATGACTTAATGATTAGTATACCATTTAATTGATTACACACTTTAAAAATTGCCATTGTATTTTAAGATTgtcattacaacaacaaaaacatttgtcaAAACAATTTATTGTAAAAGGTATCATTGTGTTGGTTGTTCTCGATGTATttacagtgttttgagcagcaggtctctcagagagcggcgattcgaaacagtgaatcattttgtgaagcaACCGTTTCAATTGACTCAGAGtttctgatgatctgaatcactacACAGTGAACgaaatcagactgatctgtggaTGAGCTTTACACACAATAAATAACGCTCattattagataaaatattacaatgtCACATGCACTAGTTATAAAGTTTAAATCGCTTGTAAAACATATAAAATAGACTAAACGCGTTGCATGAATTTAAGCACTTTAAATGATaaagactacaaacctttcttcagctgaaacactgatgcaggagcacgcagcagccttatgacgtcacaccaccagatcaaaataaaagtcctgttcacgcgcttctgtgtctacaaTCCAAAAAGTGCACTGATGTttacagggaaacacatatgaacaATAAAACTTATGTCAATGGTATTCAGAGTTCTTTTCCTGgtgaaatacatatttaaataatatataaagaaagaaattataaaaatattattttacaaatatttacaaatggtggtatttataattttaattaattatctagtgttattttgttttttccaaaatgcattcattcattctttcatttattcattcatgtatttctgaCAATCTTTGTCCACAATTgtttctttccatgttcatttaatatttacttaatttcgtatttatttctgcattatgtctacatttaattatttacaaagacatttatttatttagacctttCTTTGTCAGCAAGGGAGAAGCTCTGAGGCCACAGTGTGACCcaccaaaaatgttttgtttttgttttgtttgtaccaAAAAGGCTAAGATAAAGAtaaattacttaaaatgtaaAGCATGTGAATGTTATGCTAAACACACATCCGAAGAGGATTccaggattttttatttttttttaccacttccaaaacaaccccctttcaaaaatttgggggcatctgagtcctcaaacatgcatttaacatgatatgaaacatttataaaaacatttatatttaaaaaacaaaacaaaaaaacatttacatttcaaaGGTGAAGAAACAAATGACTTCATGAAGTACCCAGTACAGCTgactactgaagtggagattcaaCTACTACAGCAAAGCAGATCTGGCTTCTTAAAAATACACAATACCTTAAAAAACACAATGGCACGCCACACAGAGACTAGTGTAAGTATTCCACTTTATCCTCCAGACCTAAAGTTTGTTGTACTGAAGACAGTGAGTTGTGTGTTTGTAATATGCCTCTGTGATCAGGCATATCATAAAAAAACAGTTATCTCACACTTTCTTGtacaattaaaaatgataaacgTGGACTGATAAATTCAGATCCTCTTCTGAATGGAGAAAT
Above is a genomic segment from Garra rufa chromosome 2, GarRuf1.0, whole genome shotgun sequence containing:
- the LOC141325738 gene encoding uncharacterized protein, which gives rise to MVFIKEESEDVKIEETFRVKHEETEEQTELMALKEESEVLNEIEEKDHDFINEEKSFSCSQIEKTPLRKRTQKTGKSYFICQQCGKHFVHRRSLKTHVRSHFGENPYTCLECGQSFHQKQHFEDHMRIHTKQPYTCPQCGKKFKHKGHFEDHRRVHTGEKPFTCQQCGRSFNQKGNLNRHMNLHTVEKPYTCQQCGRSFNRKENLHCHMTVHNGESLFTCQQCGVSFNQKESFNKHMEIHNRDQSYTCDQCGMSFDQHENLEVHKRTHREKPYTCSECGKSYCRKQQFKDHMRIHSGEQPYTCPQCGKRFNHKQTCENHIRVHTGEKPFTCQQCGRSFNQKGHLDQHMGVHTGEKSFICGHCGKSFRNKAAFKYHMRFHT